The DNA region AACTTAGAGCTCTAGAAAGTTTTGATATCGTAAAGAAATGGTTCAAAGTTCTTCATAATAGAGAATTAAATTCACAGCGAGCAACCGAAATAACATGCGCAGCTAAGCAAGCACGCGAATATTTCAGAAATGCCAAACAAGCTGATTACACTGTTAGATCCCTTTTAACCTTTTATGGTATTGCTTGTTTGAGTCGTGCAACAACTTTGTTATTCAGAACATCTGGAGGAGAAGGGACTCTGACAAAAGGACATGGATTACAAGTTTTAGATTGGTCAAATACTCTATCAGGGGATATTGACAACGGAATAAAAAATTTGAAAAATTTGAAAATTGCCACATGCAAGGGCCTTTTTGAAAATTTCATTCAATCAACAAATAATGAAATTTGCATGCACTTAAATTCATCAAATGTAGATTGGTTTCTTCCTTACAAAATCCCCGCTCCAAACAAAGAGATTTCTCTTTATGAATTGATTTCAAGAATTCCTGATTTAAAAGATGATGTTGAACCTTTTTTTGAAATTAAGCATGCTGTAGCAGACAGTATTACATATTCACTAGAAAACGGATTTAAAATCAATCGAATATGCAAACCTTCACTATCATTAACAGAATCTTATAAAAGCCTTGGTTACACAACTGCGATTTCAAACGAAATACTCTGTATTGAATGTACCTCAGAACTTTTCTGTA from Fibrobacter sp. UWR4 includes:
- a CDS encoding YaaC family protein; its protein translation is MTEQEIWQKLRALESFDIVKKWFKVLHNRELNSQRATEITCAAKQAREYFRNAKQADYTVRSLLTFYGIACLSRATTLLFRTSGGEGTLTKGHGLQVLDWSNTLSGDIDNGIKNLKNLKIATCKGLFENFIQSTNNEICMHLNSSNVDWFLPYKIPAPNKEISLYELISRIPDLKDDVEPFFEIKHAVADSITYSLENGFKINRICKPSLSLTESYKSLGYTTAISNEILCIECTSELFCKNLPQFLHSYVHKQFLSIPVIHIIAPLECGELYSEMGYCYMMSYFMGMLSRYYPTHWISLINGGLGDYMWPIINRAQNYVEKVFPELIIEYIQEKIKQALNHDS